A single Rubrivivax gelatinosus IL144 DNA region contains:
- the lpdA gene encoding dihydrolipoyl dehydrogenase translates to MAVIEIRVPDIGDFKEVTVIEVLVAAGDTVKPEQSLITVESDKASMEIPSPHAGVLRSLAVKVGDKVSQGVLLANIETAEAAAPAPAAPAAPAPQPAAQPAPAPVAAASGDAYDCDLLVLGGGPGGYSAAFRAADLGMKVVLVERFPTLGGVCLNVGCIPSKALLHVAAVVDEAAHLAAAGVSFGTPQIDLDQLRAHKQKVVSKLTGGLAAMAKMRKVTVVQGVGAFAGPHELAVELSAGGTQTIRFAQAIIAAGSEAVKLPFLPDDERIVTSTGALQLRQRPKKMLVIGGGIIGLEMGTVYSTLGARLDVVEMLDGLMAGADRDLVKVWQKMNAHRFDRLMLKTRTVGAEATADGIRVQFEAADGTRSDGVYDLVLQAVGRRPNGRAIGAERAGVQVDERGFVPVDVQMRTNVPHIFAIGDLVGQPMLAHKAVHEGHVAAEVAAGDDKARFDARVIPGVAYTDPEVAWVGLTEDEAKARGVAVKKGLFPWSASGRAIANGRDEGFTKLLFDAQTHRILGGGIVGTHAGDMIGEVALAIEMGADEVDIGRTIHPHPTLGESLGLAAEAAHGSCTDLPPARR, encoded by the coding sequence ATGGCCGTCATCGAGATCCGCGTTCCCGACATCGGCGACTTCAAGGAAGTCACCGTCATCGAAGTCCTCGTCGCCGCCGGCGACACGGTCAAGCCCGAACAGAGCCTGATCACCGTCGAGAGCGACAAGGCGTCGATGGAGATCCCGTCGCCGCACGCCGGCGTGCTGCGCAGCCTCGCCGTGAAGGTCGGCGACAAGGTCAGCCAGGGCGTGCTGCTGGCGAACATCGAGACCGCCGAGGCGGCGGCACCGGCCCCGGCGGCTCCCGCCGCGCCCGCCCCGCAGCCTGCAGCGCAGCCCGCGCCGGCCCCGGTGGCCGCTGCGTCCGGCGACGCCTACGACTGCGACCTGCTGGTGCTGGGCGGCGGCCCGGGCGGCTACTCGGCTGCCTTCCGCGCTGCCGACCTCGGCATGAAGGTCGTGCTCGTCGAGCGCTTCCCGACGCTGGGCGGCGTCTGCCTCAACGTCGGCTGCATCCCCAGCAAGGCGCTGCTGCATGTCGCCGCGGTCGTCGACGAAGCGGCGCACCTGGCGGCCGCCGGCGTCAGCTTCGGCACGCCGCAGATCGACCTGGACCAGCTGCGCGCGCACAAGCAGAAGGTCGTCTCCAAGCTCACCGGCGGGCTGGCCGCAATGGCCAAGATGCGCAAGGTGACGGTGGTGCAGGGCGTCGGCGCCTTCGCCGGGCCGCACGAGCTGGCCGTGGAGCTCTCGGCCGGCGGCACGCAGACGATCCGCTTCGCCCAGGCCATCATCGCCGCCGGCTCCGAGGCGGTGAAGCTGCCCTTCCTGCCCGACGACGAGCGCATCGTCACCTCCACCGGCGCGCTGCAACTGCGCCAGCGGCCGAAGAAGATGCTGGTCATCGGCGGCGGCATCATCGGCCTGGAGATGGGCACGGTCTATTCGACGCTGGGCGCGCGCCTGGACGTCGTCGAGATGCTCGACGGCCTGATGGCCGGCGCCGACCGCGACCTGGTCAAGGTCTGGCAGAAGATGAACGCCCACCGCTTCGACCGGCTGATGCTGAAGACCAGGACGGTCGGCGCCGAAGCCACCGCCGACGGCATCCGCGTGCAGTTCGAGGCGGCCGACGGCACGCGCAGCGACGGCGTCTACGACCTCGTGCTCCAGGCGGTCGGCCGGCGCCCGAACGGGCGTGCCATCGGCGCCGAGCGTGCCGGCGTGCAGGTCGACGAACGCGGCTTCGTGCCGGTGGACGTGCAGATGCGCACCAACGTGCCGCACATCTTCGCCATCGGCGACCTGGTCGGCCAGCCGATGCTGGCGCACAAGGCGGTGCACGAAGGCCATGTCGCCGCCGAAGTCGCCGCCGGCGACGACAAGGCGCGTTTCGACGCCCGCGTGATCCCGGGCGTGGCCTACACCGACCCCGAGGTCGCCTGGGTCGGCCTGACCGAGGACGAGGCCAAGGCGCGCGGCGTGGCGGTCAAGAAGGGCCTGTTCCCGTGGTCCGCCTCGGGCCGCGCCATCGCCAACGGCCGCGACGAAGGCTTCACCAAGCTGCTGTTCGACGCCCAGACGCACCGCATCCTGGGTGGCGGCATCGTCGGCACGCATGCCGGCGACATGATCGGCGAGGTCGCGCTGGCCATCGAGATGGGCGCCGACGAGGTCGACATCGGCCGCACGATCCACCCGCACCCGACGCTGGGAGAGTCGCTGGGCCTGGCCGCCGAAGCCGCGCACGGCAGCTGCACCGACCTGCCGCCGGCGCGGCGCTGA
- a CDS encoding high-potential iron-sulfur protein, whose protein sequence is MTSRREFIQIVPLAGAALFTGRSAMAAPVDEKDPQAVALGYVADAAKADKAKYKQFVAGSHCGNCALFQGKPTDATGNCPLFAGKQVNNKGWCSAWAKKA, encoded by the coding sequence ATGACCTCTCGTCGTGAATTCATCCAGATCGTCCCGCTGGCCGGCGCCGCGCTGTTCACTGGCCGCAGCGCCATGGCCGCACCGGTGGACGAGAAGGACCCGCAAGCCGTCGCGCTGGGCTACGTCGCCGACGCCGCCAAGGCCGACAAGGCGAAGTACAAGCAGTTCGTCGCCGGTTCCCACTGCGGCAACTGCGCCCTGTTCCAAGGCAAGCCGACCGACGCGACCGGCAACTGCCCGCTGTTCGCCGGCAAGCAAGTGAACAACAAGGGCTGGTGCAGCGCCTGGGCAAAGAAGGCCTGA
- a CDS encoding EAL domain-containing protein, whose amino-acid sequence MLGDPTPARRRREEPLPPLPDFMPDALRRRLAAWYQGRREDARPAAPVPAVAAERLVEVGREADRVEALRREAHTDPVSGLPNRRHFVGLLGSVLGQGAAPERSLLLLRALNLGPLRLQIGDDAVERRIALIGEALDAYPQHVVGAFAGRLNDSDFALCLPANGVADETARTLLEALRATPAAGPGGIELAIGGADDLRAGLPGDALAAADLALAQAEAAGPFSIEIHAGGGAVQGEQAWRTRIAEALQDGRAALGEFPVVAADGRLLHLECPLRLQLDAGGPYREAQRWLAMATRSRLLPRVDLMAIELALLAIDRDGRARCVHVGAASLTTPGFVAEVQQRLQAQPAAARRLLIDVGEGVWLERALPRLGDAAQAWRACGVRLGVEHAGASMHALARLAGLGLDHVRIEARFLRGAAGDPTVHAFAAGLVGLVHGMRLVLVAEGVDDEADLQVLFDAGFDAATGPAVRAL is encoded by the coding sequence ATGCTGGGCGATCCGACGCCCGCCCGGCGACGACGCGAGGAACCTCTGCCGCCGCTGCCCGATTTCATGCCCGACGCGCTACGTCGGCGTCTTGCCGCCTGGTACCAGGGACGGCGCGAGGACGCGCGTCCCGCGGCGCCGGTGCCCGCGGTCGCCGCCGAGCGGCTGGTGGAGGTCGGACGCGAGGCCGACCGCGTCGAGGCGCTGCGCCGCGAGGCCCACACCGACCCGGTGTCGGGCCTGCCGAACCGGCGCCACTTCGTCGGCCTGCTCGGCAGCGTGCTGGGGCAGGGCGCCGCGCCCGAGCGCTCGCTGCTGCTGCTGCGCGCGCTGAACCTCGGCCCGCTGCGGCTGCAGATCGGCGACGACGCCGTCGAGCGCCGCATCGCGCTGATCGGCGAGGCGCTGGACGCCTATCCGCAGCACGTCGTCGGCGCTTTCGCCGGGCGCTTGAACGACAGCGACTTCGCGCTCTGCCTGCCGGCCAACGGCGTCGCCGACGAGACCGCGCGCACGCTGCTCGAAGCCTTGCGCGCGACACCGGCGGCCGGGCCGGGCGGCATCGAGCTGGCGATCGGCGGCGCCGACGACCTGCGGGCCGGGCTGCCCGGCGACGCGCTGGCCGCGGCCGACCTGGCGCTCGCCCAGGCCGAAGCCGCCGGCCCGTTCAGCATCGAGATCCATGCCGGCGGCGGCGCGGTGCAGGGCGAACAGGCCTGGCGCACGCGCATCGCCGAGGCCTTGCAGGACGGCCGCGCGGCGCTGGGCGAGTTCCCGGTTGTCGCCGCCGACGGCCGCCTGCTGCATCTGGAATGCCCGCTGCGCCTGCAACTGGATGCCGGCGGCCCGTACCGCGAAGCGCAGCGCTGGCTGGCGATGGCCACCCGCTCGCGGCTGCTGCCGCGCGTGGACCTGATGGCGATCGAGCTGGCCCTGCTGGCCATCGACCGCGACGGCCGTGCACGCTGCGTTCACGTCGGTGCCGCGTCGCTGACGACGCCGGGCTTCGTCGCCGAGGTCCAGCAGCGCCTGCAGGCCCAGCCGGCGGCGGCGCGTCGGCTGCTGATCGACGTCGGCGAAGGCGTCTGGCTCGAACGTGCGCTGCCGCGCCTGGGCGATGCGGCCCAGGCCTGGCGCGCCTGTGGCGTGCGCCTGGGCGTCGAACATGCCGGCGCCTCGATGCACGCGCTGGCGCGGCTGGCCGGACTCGGCCTGGACCACGTGCGCATCGAAGCGCGTTTCCTGCGCGGCGCGGCCGGCGATCCGACCGTTCATGCCTTCGCCGCCGGCCTGGTCGGCCTGGTGCACGGCATGCGGCTGGTCCTGGTGGCCGAAGGCGTCGACGACGAGGCCGACCTTCAGGTGCTGTTCGACGCCGGCTTCGACGCCGCGACCGGGCCGGCGGTGCGCGCCCTCTGA
- a CDS encoding NUDIX hydrolase, with protein MFEPRRIRHCRVCGHPARYAVPPEDTRERAICTACGEIQYENPINVVGTVPAWGDQVLLCRRAIEPRHGLWTLPAGFLELGESTAEGAMRETDEEAGARIELGALFTVLNVVSAGQVHFFYLAQLQDTVLAPGPETLEARLFREHEVPWDELAFRTVRETLRLYFADRERGRFEVHAGDIR; from the coding sequence ATGTTCGAGCCCCGCCGCATCCGTCACTGCCGGGTCTGCGGCCACCCGGCACGTTACGCCGTCCCGCCCGAGGACACCCGCGAACGCGCGATCTGCACCGCCTGCGGCGAGATCCAATACGAGAACCCGATCAACGTCGTCGGCACCGTGCCGGCCTGGGGCGACCAGGTGCTGCTGTGCCGGCGTGCGATCGAGCCCCGTCACGGCCTGTGGACGCTGCCGGCCGGCTTCCTGGAACTGGGCGAAAGCACCGCCGAAGGCGCGATGCGCGAGACCGACGAGGAAGCCGGCGCACGCATCGAGCTCGGCGCCTTGTTCACGGTGCTGAACGTCGTCAGCGCCGGCCAGGTGCATTTCTTCTATCTGGCGCAGCTCCAGGACACGGTGCTTGCGCCCGGCCCCGAGACGCTGGAAGCGCGGCTGTTCCGCGAACACGAAGTGCCCTGGGACGAACTGGCCTTCCGAACGGTGCGCGAGACGCTGCGGCTGTATTTCGCCGACCGCGAACGCGGCCGCTTCGAGGTGCACGCCGGCGACATCCGCTGA
- a CDS encoding fumarylacetoacetate hydrolase family protein, which produces MHVLPAPAPVTLPVAGGGVYPVRRIYCVGRNYAEHAQEMGHTGREAPFFFMKPADALLPVAEGETGTMDYPSLTANLHHEIELVVALGRGGRDIPAAEATECIWGYAVGLDMTRRDLQNEMKKQGRPWEIGKAFEQSAPIGPLVPRTRCGTLERGAITLAVNGQPRQKGDLSDLIWSIAETIEQLSRAWQLQAGDLIFTGTPAGVGAVVPGDVMEGAVEGLGTLRVAVR; this is translated from the coding sequence ATGCACGTCCTGCCCGCACCCGCTCCCGTCACGCTGCCGGTCGCCGGCGGCGGTGTTTACCCGGTGCGTCGCATCTATTGCGTCGGCCGCAACTACGCCGAGCACGCGCAGGAGATGGGCCACACCGGGCGCGAGGCGCCGTTCTTCTTCATGAAGCCGGCCGACGCGCTGCTGCCGGTGGCCGAAGGCGAGACCGGCACGATGGACTATCCCTCGCTGACGGCCAACCTGCACCACGAGATCGAGCTCGTCGTCGCGCTCGGCCGCGGCGGCCGCGACATCCCGGCAGCCGAGGCCACCGAGTGCATCTGGGGCTACGCCGTCGGCCTGGACATGACGCGCCGCGACCTGCAGAACGAGATGAAGAAGCAGGGCCGGCCCTGGGAGATCGGCAAGGCCTTCGAGCAGTCGGCACCGATCGGCCCGCTCGTGCCGCGCACACGCTGCGGTACGCTCGAACGCGGCGCGATCACGCTCGCCGTCAACGGCCAGCCGCGGCAGAAGGGCGATCTCTCGGACCTGATCTGGAGCATCGCCGAGACGATCGAACAGCTCAGCCGCGCCTGGCAACTGCAAGCCGGCGACCTGATCTTCACCGGCACGCCGGCAGGCGTGGGGGCCGTCGTGCCGGGCGACGTGATGGAAGGGGCCGTCGAAGGCCTCGGCACCCTGCGCGTGGCCGTGAGGTGA
- the maiA gene encoding maleylacetoacetate isomerase, with the protein MELYNYFRSSASWRVRIALALKGLQYDYKPVHLRRNEQFQESYAAVSAARLVPLLRDGDAVITQSMAIIEYLDETHPEPPLLPADPVGRARVRSLAYDVACEVHPLNNLRVLRFLVHDLKLSEDDKNRWYRHWVETGLETVERQLAAQPSTFCHGESPTLADCVLVPQVMNAQRFDCRLEHVPNVRRVFDACLQLPAFADTQPSRCPDAEA; encoded by the coding sequence ATGGAGCTCTACAACTACTTCCGATCGTCGGCCTCCTGGCGGGTGCGCATCGCGCTCGCGCTCAAGGGGCTGCAATACGACTACAAGCCGGTGCATCTGCGCCGCAACGAGCAGTTCCAGGAGTCGTATGCCGCGGTGTCGGCGGCGCGCCTGGTGCCGCTGCTGCGCGACGGCGACGCGGTGATCACGCAGTCGATGGCGATCATCGAATACCTCGACGAGACGCACCCCGAGCCGCCGCTGCTGCCGGCCGACCCCGTGGGCCGGGCGCGCGTGCGTTCGCTGGCCTACGACGTCGCCTGCGAGGTGCACCCGCTGAACAACCTGCGTGTGCTGCGCTTCCTGGTGCACGACCTGAAGCTGTCCGAAGACGACAAGAACCGCTGGTACCGGCACTGGGTCGAGACCGGGCTGGAGACCGTCGAGCGCCAGCTCGCGGCACAGCCTTCGACCTTCTGCCACGGGGAGTCGCCGACGCTGGCCGACTGCGTGCTGGTGCCGCAGGTGATGAACGCCCAGCGTTTCGACTGCCGCCTGGAGCACGTGCCCAACGTGCGGCGCGTCTTCGACGCCTGCCTGCAACTGCCGGCTTTCGCCGACACCCAGCCGTCGCGCTGTCCCGACGCCGAGGCCTGA
- the pgeF gene encoding peptidoglycan editing factor PgeF yields MLLHPEWPAPEGVGAAFSTRQGGVSAAPFDSLNLRPPGLRGDAVDAPEAVRENQRRFAAALGARPVYLDQVHGAAVVRLRGDEPSDLLAQADASVTTAAGVACTVLVADCLPVLLCTADGRGVGAAHAGWRGLAGGVVEATAAALCEATGAAPQDLLAWLGPCIGPRQFEVGQDVVEAFGGDPAAEPAADVSALFRPRRRADGERRWLADLPGLARRRLAAMGVERVSGGAWCTVEDGSRFFSFRRDRLTGRMAAAVWRRG; encoded by the coding sequence ATGCTGCTGCACCCCGAGTGGCCGGCGCCCGAAGGCGTCGGTGCCGCCTTCAGCACCCGCCAGGGCGGCGTCAGCGCCGCGCCGTTCGACAGCCTGAACCTGCGCCCGCCGGGGCTGCGCGGCGACGCCGTCGACGCGCCCGAGGCGGTGCGCGAGAACCAGCGCCGCTTCGCCGCGGCGCTCGGCGCGCGCCCGGTCTACCTCGACCAGGTGCACGGCGCGGCCGTCGTGCGGCTGCGTGGCGACGAGCCCTCCGACCTGCTGGCCCAGGCCGACGCCAGCGTGACGACGGCTGCCGGCGTCGCCTGCACGGTGCTGGTCGCCGACTGCCTGCCGGTGCTGCTGTGCACGGCCGACGGGCGTGGGGTCGGCGCGGCGCACGCCGGCTGGCGCGGCCTGGCCGGCGGCGTCGTCGAAGCCACCGCCGCGGCGCTGTGCGAGGCCACCGGCGCGGCGCCGCAGGATCTGCTCGCCTGGCTCGGGCCCTGCATCGGGCCGCGCCAGTTTGAAGTCGGTCAGGACGTCGTCGAAGCCTTCGGCGGCGATCCTGCCGCCGAGCCGGCGGCCGACGTCTCGGCGCTGTTCCGCCCGCGTCGGCGCGCCGACGGCGAGCGCCGCTGGCTCGCCGACCTGCCCGGGCTGGCCCGCCGGCGTCTGGCGGCGATGGGTGTCGAACGCGTCAGCGGCGGCGCCTGGTGCACCGTCGAGGACGGCTCACGGTTCTTTTCGTTCCGCCGCGACCGCCTCACCGGGCGCATGGCCGCCGCCGTCTGGCGCCGCGGCTGA
- the phaC gene encoding class I poly(R)-hydroxyalkanoic acid synthase translates to MTSKRSLPAADGTPAAAFGAAVGELLKSAASLRVPQEALAAIQGDYLKAASDLWNEALQRAAQEAAAQPSLGDRRFSAEDWAKNPGAAYVAQMYLLNARTLQRMADSVQGDAKARERVRFAVQQWVEAASPSNYLAFNPEALRKALESQGQSIATGVRQLVEDLAKGHVSQTDETLFEVGRNVATTEGTVVFENELFQLIEYRPLTATVHQRPMLFVPPCINKYYILDLQPENSVIRYTVEQGHRCFVISWRNPDASLRNLGWDDYIERGPIEAIRVVREITRSETINTLGFCVGGTILSTALAVLAARGERPAQSMTLLTTLLDFSDTGVLDLFVDEAGVQWREMTIGADAPGGPGLLKGQELATTFSFLRPNDLVWNYVVANYLKGETPPPFDLLYWNSDSTNLPGPMYCWYLRHMYLQNELKQPGALIVCGEKVDLGTIDLPTFVYGSREDHIVPWKAAYASVPLLSGDRTFVLGASGHIAGVINPPAKGKRSHWLNAATPATADEWFAGATEHPGSWWPVWSRWLAGHAGRKVAAPKTPGSRRHKALEPAPGRYVKAKA, encoded by the coding sequence ATGACGAGCAAGCGCAGCTTGCCGGCCGCCGACGGCACGCCAGCCGCGGCTTTCGGCGCCGCGGTCGGTGAACTGCTGAAATCGGCGGCCAGCCTGCGGGTGCCGCAGGAGGCCCTGGCGGCGATCCAGGGCGACTACCTGAAGGCCGCGTCGGACCTGTGGAACGAGGCGCTGCAGCGAGCCGCGCAGGAAGCTGCTGCGCAGCCCTCTCTGGGCGACCGTCGCTTCTCGGCCGAGGACTGGGCGAAGAACCCCGGCGCCGCCTACGTCGCCCAGATGTACCTGCTGAACGCGCGCACGCTGCAGCGCATGGCCGACTCGGTGCAGGGCGACGCCAAGGCACGCGAACGCGTGCGTTTCGCGGTGCAGCAGTGGGTCGAGGCCGCCAGCCCGAGCAACTACCTGGCTTTCAACCCCGAGGCGCTGCGCAAGGCGCTGGAGAGCCAGGGCCAGAGCATCGCCACCGGCGTGCGCCAGCTCGTCGAGGACCTCGCCAAGGGCCACGTCTCCCAGACCGACGAGACGCTGTTCGAGGTCGGCCGCAACGTCGCGACGACCGAGGGCACGGTGGTCTTCGAGAACGAGCTGTTCCAGCTCATCGAGTACCGGCCGCTGACGGCCACCGTACACCAGCGGCCGATGCTGTTCGTGCCGCCGTGCATCAACAAGTACTACATCCTCGACCTGCAGCCCGAGAACTCGGTGATCCGCTACACCGTCGAGCAGGGCCACCGCTGCTTCGTGATCAGCTGGCGCAACCCCGACGCGTCGCTGCGGAACCTGGGCTGGGACGACTACATCGAGCGCGGGCCGATCGAGGCGATCCGCGTCGTGCGCGAGATCACGCGCAGCGAGACGATCAACACGCTGGGCTTCTGCGTCGGCGGCACCATCCTCTCCACCGCGCTGGCGGTGCTGGCGGCACGCGGCGAGCGCCCGGCGCAGTCGATGACGCTGCTGACGACGCTGCTGGACTTCAGCGACACCGGCGTGCTGGATCTCTTCGTCGACGAAGCCGGCGTGCAGTGGCGCGAGATGACGATCGGCGCCGACGCGCCGGGCGGCCCGGGGCTGCTGAAGGGCCAGGAGCTGGCCACGACCTTCAGCTTCCTGCGCCCCAACGACCTGGTCTGGAACTACGTCGTCGCCAACTACCTGAAGGGCGAGACGCCGCCGCCGTTCGACCTGCTGTACTGGAACAGCGACTCGACCAACCTGCCCGGGCCGATGTACTGCTGGTACCTGCGCCACATGTACCTGCAAAACGAGTTGAAGCAGCCCGGCGCGCTGATCGTCTGCGGCGAGAAGGTCGACCTGGGCACGATCGACCTGCCGACCTTCGTCTACGGCTCGCGGGAAGACCACATCGTGCCGTGGAAGGCGGCCTACGCCTCCGTTCCGCTGCTGAGCGGCGACCGCACCTTCGTGCTCGGCGCTTCGGGCCACATCGCCGGCGTCATCAATCCGCCGGCCAAGGGCAAACGCAGCCACTGGCTGAACGCCGCGACGCCGGCCACCGCCGACGAGTGGTTCGCCGGCGCCACCGAACATCCGGGCAGCTGGTGGCCGGTGTGGAGCCGCTGGCTCGCCGGCCACGCCGGGCGCAAGGTCGCCGCGCCGAAAACACCGGGCAGCCGCCGCCACAAGGCCCTCGAGCCGGCGCCGGGCCGCTACGTCAAGGCCAAGGCCTGA
- a CDS encoding acetyl-CoA C-acetyltransferase, producing MSTDIVIVAAARTAVGKFGGSLARTPATELGAAVIRSLLERSGLEGGQVSEVILGQVLQAGCGQNPARQAVIKAGLPNAVPAYTINKVCGSGLKAVMLGVQALRDGDSEVVIAGGQENMSASPHVLPGSRDGQRMGDWKMVDTMIVDGLWDVYNQYHMGITAENVARHYGITREAQDELALASQRKAAAAQDAGRFKDEIVPILLPQKKGDPLVFDADEYINRKTSAEALAGLRPAFDKAGSVTAGNASGLNDGAAAVMLMSAARAERLGLEPLARIASYASAGLDPATMGMGPVPASRKALERAGWKAADLDLLEINEAFAAQACAVHQQMGWDTEKVNVNGGAIAIGHPIGASGCRILVTLLHEMRRRGARRGIASLCIGGGMGVALTVER from the coding sequence ATGAGCACCGACATCGTCATCGTCGCCGCGGCCCGAACCGCCGTCGGCAAGTTCGGCGGTTCGCTGGCGCGCACGCCGGCGACCGAGCTGGGCGCGGCGGTCATCCGTTCGCTGCTGGAACGCAGCGGGCTCGAAGGCGGGCAGGTCAGCGAGGTCATCCTCGGCCAGGTGCTGCAGGCCGGCTGCGGCCAGAACCCTGCGCGCCAGGCCGTCATCAAGGCCGGGCTGCCGAACGCCGTGCCGGCCTACACGATCAACAAGGTCTGCGGCTCGGGGTTGAAGGCGGTGATGCTGGGCGTGCAGGCGCTGCGCGACGGCGACAGCGAAGTCGTCATCGCCGGCGGCCAGGAGAACATGAGCGCCTCGCCGCACGTGCTGCCGGGCTCGCGCGACGGCCAGCGCATGGGCGACTGGAAGATGGTCGACACGATGATCGTCGACGGCCTGTGGGACGTGTACAACCAGTACCACATGGGCATCACGGCGGAGAACGTCGCGCGCCACTACGGCATCACGCGCGAAGCCCAGGACGAGCTGGCGCTGGCCTCGCAGCGCAAAGCGGCCGCGGCGCAGGACGCCGGGCGCTTCAAGGACGAGATCGTGCCGATCCTGCTGCCGCAGAAGAAGGGCGACCCGCTCGTCTTCGACGCCGACGAGTACATCAACCGCAAGACCAGCGCCGAAGCGCTGGCCGGCCTGCGCCCGGCCTTCGACAAGGCCGGCTCGGTGACCGCGGGCAACGCTTCCGGGCTCAACGACGGCGCCGCGGCGGTGATGCTGATGAGCGCCGCCCGGGCCGAGCGCCTGGGCCTGGAGCCGCTGGCGCGCATCGCCAGCTACGCCAGCGCCGGCCTGGACCCGGCGACGATGGGCATGGGCCCGGTGCCGGCCTCGCGCAAGGCGCTGGAGCGTGCCGGCTGGAAGGCCGCCGACCTGGACTTGCTCGAGATCAACGAGGCCTTCGCCGCCCAGGCCTGCGCGGTGCACCAGCAGATGGGCTGGGACACCGAGAAGGTCAACGTCAACGGCGGCGCGATCGCGATCGGCCACCCGATCGGCGCCTCGGGCTGCCGCATCCTGGTCACCCTGCTGCACGAGATGCGCCGGCGCGGCGCCCGCCGCGGCATCGCCTCGCTGTGCATCGGCGGCGGCATGGGCGTGGCGCTGACGGTCGAGCGCTGA
- the phbB gene encoding acetoacetyl-CoA reductase, with the protein MAQKVAYVTGGMGGIGTAICQRLAREGFKVIAGCGPNRDFRRWLDEQAALGYEFYASVGNVADWESTVEAFGKAKAEHGPIDVLVNNAGITRDRMFLKMSPDDWHAVIDTNLNSMFNVTKQVVPEMVERGWGRIIQISSVNGEKGQAGQTNYSAAKAGMHGFTMALAQELAAKGVTVNTVSPGYIGTEMVRAIKPEILEKIVATIPVKRLGTPEEIGSVVAWLAGPDSGFTTGADFSCNGGLHMG; encoded by the coding sequence ATGGCACAGAAAGTTGCGTACGTCACGGGCGGCATGGGCGGCATCGGCACGGCAATCTGCCAGCGGCTGGCGCGCGAGGGCTTCAAGGTCATCGCCGGCTGCGGCCCCAACCGAGATTTCCGGCGCTGGCTCGACGAGCAGGCGGCGCTGGGTTACGAGTTCTACGCCTCGGTGGGCAACGTCGCCGACTGGGAGTCCACGGTCGAGGCCTTCGGCAAGGCCAAGGCCGAGCACGGTCCAATCGACGTGCTGGTCAACAACGCCGGCATCACGCGCGACCGCATGTTCCTGAAGATGTCGCCCGACGACTGGCACGCCGTCATCGACACCAACCTGAACAGCATGTTCAACGTGACCAAGCAGGTGGTGCCCGAGATGGTCGAGCGCGGCTGGGGCCGCATCATCCAGATCAGCTCGGTCAACGGCGAGAAGGGCCAGGCCGGCCAGACCAACTACTCGGCCGCCAAGGCCGGCATGCACGGCTTCACGATGGCGCTGGCCCAGGAACTGGCGGCCAAGGGCGTGACGGTGAACACCGTCAGCCCGGGCTACATCGGCACCGAGATGGTCCGCGCCATCAAACCCGAGATCCTGGAGAAGATCGTCGCGACGATCCCCGTCAAGCGCCTGGGCACGCCCGAGGAGATCGGCTCGGTCGTGGCCTGGCTGGCGGGGCCGGACTCGGGGTTCACGACGGGGGCCGACTTTTCGTGCAACGGCGGGTTGCACATGGGTTGA
- a CDS encoding YitT family protein, with amino-acid sequence MTTTTMNTLPIQRHTLFEDVQGVVTGALFVALALVMFRHAGMLTGGTAGMAFVLHYATQVSFGAAFFVLNLPFYWLAWKRMGARFTIKTFCAVALLSVLSEVLPHWVVLQSVEPLFAAIGGGLLMGTGLLILFRHKASLGGINVLVLWLQEKRGWRAGKIQMALDVTILLTAIPWVGWWQLVLSVIGAVALNFSLAVNHRPGRYAAV; translated from the coding sequence ATGACCACGACGACGATGAACACCTTGCCGATCCAGCGGCACACCTTGTTCGAGGACGTCCAGGGCGTCGTCACCGGCGCGCTGTTCGTCGCCCTGGCGCTGGTGATGTTCCGCCACGCCGGCATGCTGACCGGCGGCACGGCGGGCATGGCCTTCGTGCTGCACTACGCGACGCAGGTGTCCTTCGGCGCCGCGTTCTTCGTGCTCAACCTGCCGTTCTACTGGCTGGCGTGGAAGCGCATGGGCGCGCGCTTCACGATCAAGACCTTCTGCGCGGTGGCGCTGCTGTCGGTGCTGTCCGAAGTGCTGCCGCACTGGGTGGTGCTGCAGTCGGTCGAGCCGCTGTTCGCCGCGATCGGCGGCGGCCTGCTGATGGGCACCGGCCTGCTGATCCTGTTCCGCCACAAGGCCAGCCTGGGTGGCATCAACGTGCTGGTGCTGTGGCTGCAGGAAAAACGCGGCTGGCGCGCCGGCAAGATCCAGATGGCGCTGGACGTGACCATCCTGCTGACAGCCATCCCCTGGGTCGGCTGGTGGCAGCTCGTGCTGTCGGTCATCGGCGCCGTCGCGCTGAACTTCTCGCTGGCCGTCAACCACCGCCCCGGCCGCTACGCGGCGGTCTGA
- a CDS encoding DUF2788 domain-containing protein, translated as MFGFTEDQIAQFGLTFGVSAFMLYMVFIIFQLARESKAGKFGAFVLFLALGFGLVGFAAKGLIKYFLNGVGE; from the coding sequence ATGTTCGGTTTCACGGAAGACCAGATTGCGCAATTCGGCCTGACCTTCGGCGTCTCGGCCTTCATGCTCTACATGGTCTTCATCATCTTCCAGCTCGCACGCGAATCGAAAGCCGGCAAGTTCGGCGCCTTCGTGCTCTTCCTGGCCCTGGGCTTCGGCCTCGTCGGTTTCGCCGCCAAGGGCCTGATCAAGTACTTTCTCAACGGTGTCGGCGAATGA